CCCAGTAATGTGACAAGGGGCTCTATGGCATGGTTAGAATTTCTAAGAAAGTGTTGTCCCAGTGAGCTATCCGAGAATCTCTCTAACAGTTTTCTAATAAAATCCCCTGGCATCTTCAAGCTGAAGCTAGAAGCAAAAGGTTCAAAATGGCGATTAGCTTTTTCAGTTTTCAGAGTTCATTTCAGACTCTCGGTCGAGAAAGAAGCTCAGAATTTTAATCAACAAAAAGGGAGACGCTGCCTCGACTCCTCCTACTCCTACTCCTCTAGAGTAGAGAAGCAATTCTAGAAGCCAGACCAAACAGGCACCAACTACAAATGGATTTGTGCGGGATATATCCAACCTAGAAGTACTACTTGGTATTTCCGTAGTGATTTCTGTTTTTCACACTACTACGTACAGCGAAATTAAGGAAGAGAAACTAACCTAGTAAAATGGCAGTTTCTACAACTGCATTTTACGGATCAAAGTTTCCCGGCGTTCCAAATTACGACACAATAATTTTAAAGTGCGTCATAGTACAGTAAATAACAGGATGATTAGAAAGTGGTGAAATGGGGAGCCAGAGCAATCAAAGACAGAGCGGCAGTACACGcgacagagagagaggggagaggataAGTTAAAAGAGCAAAAAATCATACTTGTCTGAGCATCTGGTTCTCGTTCTGTAATGTGGAGAGCCGCTCCTCGAGCTCCGAATTCTTCTTCTCCAAATCCTTCACCTTCGCCTCCAGATCGTTCAGATAcgccttcttcctctccctcgctTGCTGCGCCGACACCCGATTCCTCAGCAACCTAAATATTATTCCATtccatttccatttccatttccattacacacacacacacaataaaataaagaagagagaaaaagaagagagagatcaTGAATCGCAGAGAGCTCGAGAGCAGATAAAGAGTCGTACTAGTACCAGTAAattcttctttcgaaaacaaccaaaccaaaccaaaccaaaccaaacccaacCCACCTCTTGAGGCGCTTGTGCTCTTTGTCGGCGGGGCTCCGGCCCCTCCTGCGCTGGCCGGTCTGAGCCGACGACTGGGTCCGGTCCGGTCCGGCCGCCGAACCGGCCTCCCGGCCCGAGGTGGACGCTCCCGCCCCGAACTCCGGCACTCTCCGTATCTCCTCGTCGCTCTCCACGCCTGACCAGCAACGCaacaattaattttattttattcagagATCGACTAAGGAATTTACCACCCACCCGAACACGCAAGCCCTGGCTGTGAACCCAAAAAAccaattcttttcttctttttctttctccggAGGGAGAAACAAAAAACGAGGGAGAGGCGCATTGGTCGACCCAAGTCCCAAAGCTAACTTAATTCAGCGAACCCATGCATTAATAAGGAAAAATCCCATCTTTTCGGAACCgaacagaggaaaaaaaaaaaaatcgcatttTTCCGGCCAAAAATCTACGTCGACTAATAATAAGTTGGAAAACACAAGTTTCCTACAAAAGCGTAATTACCCTCTTTGACTTCCATTGGGGGCGCGGAGCTCGAGGATCTCTCGCTGCTCGAAGGCAGAGAGCTCGTAGCTTGCTCTTGCATTCTCCTACAATCTCTCCAATCTCTccaatctcttcttcttcttcttcttcttcttcttctaattctgctgctgctgctgctgctgctgcggttGTAGGAGGTAAGAGCAGGGGAAGGGGAGCTGATCAGCTAATAGTAATGCGCACTGTTCGTAAAGGGGGAGGTTTGGACGCGTTTGGGGGTTTAGAGGAGCACTACGGACCGTCCGATAGGGACAGATCGGAGGGCGATTAACTGGTCAGCGTGGACAGAGTTAGAGCCACAAACGACGGACCGGATCCAAAGGTGGAGACAGAAAGAGCGTGTGGTGATGCGGGCCGTCGGATCAGACGCTGATCTGGTGGCGGGCGGGTGAGTCGGTTTGTGTACGTTGCATCGGGACCCTTTtttggaggatttttttttcggGAAAGATGAAGGTAATCTCTTTCCCGTGAGATTagacattttattttaataataatatatttgtgatCGTGATAATAGGTGCTTAGTGAAAGTTATTATTAATCTACAACAGCCAAACAAATACTTGCTCCTGTTGGAAGAATATTTCAAAACGattcttttctatttatttaaaaagtaaaaaaattaataaattttatctgaactacGAATCATTTATAGACTTAGTtatctaatatttcaaaattttatttttattatctaaattttttaatttatttaatttgaattaatcaattaaatttgaatgtgttattataatataatgtaaTTATTACGCGTCTTTGCCCGCAGCATCAATTTGTACATTTTGACTTGAGCATTTCTTAGAAGAAAATTGATATCTCAATTTTTGTAGGGTGAATTGCAGATGAGGTGGGTGAGTGTGTCACGTGCAAACATGTTGAGGAAGAGGAGTGGGTTAATAATTCATTTGTCCCTCACTCCCGTCGGGGTCACCTTAGGCCATGACGGGAACGGGACAGTGGACAAGTATCCACTCgagcaataatatttttacacccAAAATTAGGTATATTTTAGATTgtctaaatttttgaatgaattaAATGTACTTTCGGGTAACGCACAAAAGAGCAATTTTCTGTCAACATGGGTCGACTTTCGAAGTAGCAGTAATTTCTTTCTTCCCCCGCACTGTTCAAATACTTGTCATTAACTCTCCACAC
This genomic interval from Ananas comosus cultivar F153 unplaced genomic scaffold, ASM154086v1, whole genome shotgun sequence contains the following:
- the LOC109704597 gene encoding transcription factor HY5-like; the encoded protein is MQEQATSSLPSSSERSSSSAPPMEVKEGVESDEEIRRVPEFGAGASTSGREAGSAAGPDRTQSSAQTGQRRRGRSPADKEHKRLKRLLRNRVSAQQARERKKAYLNDLEAKVKDLEKKNSELEERLSTLQNENQMLRQILKNTTLSRRGDRAVAVPTEKVQQ